One genomic window of Phycisphaerales bacterium includes the following:
- a CDS encoding DinB family protein: MIDASDVKADAIGILLAHCRSADIEILNAMRGLTPEQLDRQFEMGLGSIRATYEHDLGALRGWADVYANRPRRAWLPDEGPYTMDQLGALTTELHDDWAEIAGKFPLDEVIERPRGDSVRRFTRAHILVHVTTHSMHHRAQMINMLRHVGVADLPTGSVMHWVDAAVFP, translated from the coding sequence GTGATCGACGCCAGCGACGTCAAGGCCGACGCCATCGGCATCCTCCTCGCACACTGCCGGTCGGCCGACATTGAAATCCTCAACGCGATGCGTGGGCTCACGCCCGAGCAGCTCGACCGGCAGTTCGAGATGGGCCTGGGTTCGATCCGTGCGACGTACGAGCACGATCTTGGCGCCCTGCGTGGCTGGGCCGACGTCTACGCGAACCGGCCCAGGCGGGCGTGGCTGCCCGACGAGGGGCCGTACACGATGGACCAGCTCGGAGCACTCACAACGGAGCTGCACGACGACTGGGCCGAGATTGCCGGCAAGTTCCCGCTCGACGAGGTCATCGAGCGGCCGCGGGGCGACTCGGTGCGGCGGTTCACGCGGGCCCACATCCTGGTGCACGTGACGACGCACAGCATGCACCACCGGGCCCAGATGATCAACATGCTGCGGCACGTGGGGGTCGCGGACCTGCCAACGGGCAGCGTAATGCACTGGGTCGACGCGGCGGTCTTCCCGTAG
- the thiC gene encoding phosphomethylpyrimidine synthase ThiC, with amino-acid sequence MTTFDTSSTSKTSGDDARVYGLGANPQADTPTARFAVPTRGAGNPGDAGVTTPGSFANKAEVGKPLTFSSPDTPGMPEASPFTAWNFLPDGWTIEAAGDHETGCGGHNKPDVGVYVRCVAPEGFEPITQLEHARLGTVTEQMRRVAEREGHLTPEQVRDEVAVGRLVIPANLTHLKYNLDPMAIGRATKTKINANMGASPVSSGTDEEVEKLKWAEKWGADTVMDLSTGGDLDECRKAILRNSTVPIGTVPIYSMIIGRKLTDLDEQVVLETLEHQAKQGVDYFTIHAGVRKKDLKYVKNRLIGIVSRGGSLLAKWMLEKNRDNLMYTMWDDICELMRRHDVTFSIGDGMRPGGLADATDDAQLAELETIGELTERAWRHGVQVMVEGPGHVPLDQIEYNMKLQRRLCHGAPFYVLGPLVTDVFPGYDHITSCIGATNAAYHGASMLCYVTPKEHLGLPKKGDVKEGCVAYKIAAHAADVALGIPESRVWDDELTRARAALNWEKHFELAFDTDTARAYHDEDLDVDTDFCAMCGHDWCSVRISKEIQEFASGKAEGFERGKPVKSAALSEEQQKILEQRGYLKPEEIHKLASKVKKGVKPGDDDGKAACHSDYVDDEDAKKIQEETLVQVDVRPALGIGKEDRVY; translated from the coding sequence ATGACGACGTTCGATACCAGCAGCACATCGAAGACCAGCGGCGACGATGCACGCGTGTACGGCCTGGGAGCCAACCCGCAGGCGGACACCCCCACCGCACGGTTTGCCGTGCCGACGCGCGGGGCGGGCAACCCGGGGGACGCCGGCGTCACCACGCCGGGAAGCTTCGCAAACAAGGCGGAAGTCGGCAAGCCGCTGACGTTCAGCTCGCCCGACACGCCGGGCATGCCCGAGGCGAGTCCGTTTACGGCGTGGAACTTCCTGCCCGATGGCTGGACGATCGAGGCGGCGGGCGATCACGAGACCGGCTGCGGCGGGCATAACAAGCCCGATGTTGGCGTGTATGTCAGGTGCGTCGCGCCCGAGGGCTTCGAGCCCATCACGCAGCTCGAGCATGCGCGGCTGGGCACGGTGACGGAGCAGATGCGGCGCGTGGCCGAGCGTGAGGGGCACCTGACGCCCGAGCAGGTGCGCGACGAGGTGGCCGTCGGTCGGCTCGTGATTCCCGCGAACCTGACGCACCTGAAGTACAACCTCGACCCGATGGCCATTGGCCGGGCGACGAAGACCAAGATCAATGCGAACATGGGCGCGTCGCCCGTGTCGAGCGGCACCGACGAGGAGGTCGAGAAGCTCAAGTGGGCCGAGAAGTGGGGCGCTGACACGGTGATGGATCTGTCCACCGGCGGCGACCTGGACGAGTGCCGCAAAGCGATCCTGCGGAACTCGACCGTGCCGATCGGCACCGTGCCAATCTACAGCATGATCATCGGCCGGAAGCTGACCGATCTGGACGAGCAGGTGGTCCTCGAGACGCTCGAGCACCAGGCCAAGCAGGGCGTCGATTACTTCACGATCCACGCCGGGGTGCGGAAGAAGGACCTCAAGTACGTCAAGAACCGGCTCATCGGCATCGTGTCTCGCGGCGGCAGCCTGCTGGCCAAGTGGATGCTCGAGAAGAACCGCGACAACCTGATGTACACGATGTGGGATGACATCTGCGAACTGATGCGTCGCCACGACGTGACGTTCTCGATCGGCGACGGCATGCGGCCCGGCGGGCTGGCCGACGCGACCGACGACGCGCAGCTGGCCGAGCTGGAGACCATCGGGGAGCTGACCGAGCGCGCGTGGCGGCACGGCGTGCAGGTGATGGTCGAGGGGCCGGGCCACGTGCCGCTCGACCAGATCGAGTACAACATGAAGCTGCAGCGGCGGCTGTGCCACGGCGCGCCGTTCTACGTGCTCGGGCCGCTGGTGACCGACGTGTTCCCGGGGTACGACCACATCACGAGCTGCATCGGCGCAACCAACGCGGCGTACCACGGCGCGAGCATGCTGTGCTACGTGACGCCCAAGGAGCACCTTGGCCTGCCCAAGAAGGGCGACGTGAAGGAGGGCTGCGTGGCGTACAAGATCGCCGCGCACGCCGCCGACGTGGCGCTGGGCATCCCAGAGTCGCGCGTGTGGGACGACGAGCTGACGCGGGCCCGCGCCGCGCTCAACTGGGAAAAGCACTTCGAGCTTGCCTTCGACACCGACACCGCCCGGGCGTACCACGATGAGGACCTGGACGTCGACACCGACTTCTGCGCCATGTGCGGCCACGACTGGTGCTCGGTGCGCATCAGCAAGGAGATCCAGGAGTTCGCCAGCGGCAAGGCCGAGGGCTTCGAGCGCGGCAAGCCGGTCAAGAGCGCGGCGCTGAGCGAGGAGCAGCAGAAGATCCTCGAGCAGCGCGGCTACCTCAAGCCCGAGGAGATCCACAAGCTGGCCAGCAAGGTCAAGAAGGGCGTGAAGCCCGGCGATGACGACGGCAAGGCCGCGTGCCACAGCGATTACGTGGACGACGAGGACGCGAAGAAGATCCAGGAAGAGACGCTCGTGCAGGTCGACGTGCGGCCGGCGCTTGGGATCGGCAAGGAAGATCGGGTGTATTGA
- the rny gene encoding ribonuclease Y: protein MPELVSILIGLGGVVLGVILGVFAHGRLISRTLSQARTEAGSITERAQTESEAILSKAEADAEKRVHQRLREVDEELDAERKRLRQEDKELSKRESSLDKAESRLGDREKQADKRDRELRDRDEKLEARAGELETLIERQTRALAEVAGMTPEEAREAYIDRVSEDSRHEAAAVARKITEEAENQARERSTEILLQAAQRFAGEFASEHLVRSVAIPNDQMKGRIIGREGRNIRAIEKMTGVDIIVDDTPGVITVSCFDKVRQSIAVEALERLIADGRMHPTRIEETVEKVRAEFDERIRKHGKDAQMEVKIGGLHAKVIEAMGKLHYRTSYGQNVLAHSIEVATFSQIIADQLGLNGKLARRCGFLHDIGKAMDHEMEGGHPKIGMDFAKRYGEKEPVLNAIGGHHGDIPSTSFYTPIVMAADALSGARPGARRESMELYIQRLNDLQDIAKGHKGVVEAYAVQAGREVRVMVDAKKVSDDEAHYIATQIAKRVADEMTFPGEIRVTVLRETRAVEIAR, encoded by the coding sequence ATGCCCGAACTCGTTTCCATCCTGATCGGACTCGGCGGCGTGGTGCTTGGCGTCATACTGGGCGTGTTCGCGCACGGCCGGTTGATCTCCAGGACCCTGTCGCAGGCGCGCACGGAAGCCGGCTCCATCACCGAGCGGGCACAGACCGAGTCCGAGGCGATCCTGAGCAAGGCCGAGGCCGACGCCGAGAAACGCGTGCACCAGCGGCTCCGCGAGGTCGACGAAGAGCTCGACGCCGAGCGCAAGCGGCTGCGGCAGGAGGACAAGGAGCTCTCGAAGCGCGAGTCCTCGCTCGACAAGGCCGAGTCTCGGCTGGGCGATCGCGAGAAGCAGGCCGACAAGCGCGACCGCGAGCTGCGCGATCGCGACGAGAAGCTCGAGGCGCGTGCGGGCGAGTTGGAGACGCTCATCGAGCGGCAGACCAGGGCGCTGGCCGAGGTGGCCGGCATGACGCCCGAGGAGGCCCGCGAGGCGTACATCGACCGGGTCTCGGAAGACTCGCGGCACGAGGCGGCGGCGGTGGCCCGGAAGATCACCGAAGAAGCCGAGAACCAGGCCCGCGAGCGGTCGACGGAGATCCTGCTGCAGGCGGCCCAGCGGTTTGCCGGCGAGTTCGCGAGCGAGCACCTGGTGCGATCGGTGGCCATCCCCAACGACCAGATGAAGGGCCGGATCATCGGCCGCGAGGGCCGGAACATCCGGGCCATCGAGAAGATGACCGGAGTGGACATCATCGTGGACGACACGCCGGGCGTCATCACGGTGTCGTGCTTCGACAAGGTGCGGCAGTCGATCGCGGTGGAGGCACTCGAGCGGCTGATCGCCGACGGGCGGATGCATCCCACGCGGATCGAGGAGACGGTCGAGAAGGTCCGGGCCGAGTTCGACGAGCGCATCCGCAAGCACGGCAAGGATGCGCAGATGGAGGTCAAGATCGGCGGGCTGCACGCCAAGGTCATCGAGGCCATGGGCAAGCTGCACTACCGCACGAGCTATGGCCAGAACGTGCTGGCCCACTCCATCGAGGTCGCGACGTTCAGCCAGATCATCGCCGACCAACTCGGGTTGAATGGCAAGCTGGCTCGCCGGTGTGGCTTCCTGCACGACATCGGCAAGGCGATGGACCACGAGATGGAGGGCGGGCACCCCAAGATCGGCATGGACTTCGCCAAGCGGTACGGCGAGAAGGAGCCCGTGCTCAACGCCATCGGCGGGCACCACGGCGACATCCCCTCGACGAGCTTCTACACGCCCATCGTGATGGCGGCCGACGCGCTCAGTGGCGCCCGGCCCGGCGCGCGGCGCGAGTCGATGGAGCTGTACATCCAGCGATTGAACGACCTGCAGGACATCGCCAAGGGTCACAAGGGCGTGGTGGAGGCGTATGCCGTGCAGGCGGGGCGTGAGGTCCGCGTGATGGTGGACGCCAAGAAGGTGAGCGACGACGAGGCGCACTACATCGCCACGCAGATCGCCAAGCGGGTGGCCGACGAGATGACCTTCCCCGGCGAGATTCGGGTGACGGTGCTGCGCGAGACGCGCGCGGTGGAGATCGCGCGGTGA
- a CDS encoding glycosyltransferase: MLARDDTPAMLIAMPQGLGVNGVVSWALRLAGVMADRGWRVVIAAHREPKGHARVDHALHAGVELADLRHLPPIDTPGISLAPFVEEYRTALESLGWSRQRPAIVLPSLEANCYAAAAALASTHGDRLRVIGWQHSDNPFDASMLQNYEPMFSAVACVSQHITTKLRQRLPWRSADVHRIPYGVELGEPPETREQRPIELIYPGRMEHEARRVGVLCEVARLLHDDGVPHRLTLVGDGPAAAEVDQRLDGLPNARRLDGLPRSELRPKIAAADALLLTSRYEGLNVAMLEAMASGVAPIVTRVESGAAEAIEHGVSGLLIEAGYHEGEHAIARRMTDAIALLATDRNMLDAMRAAAYERAAQRYSLGVHGEACEELFTSTLAAEPRWWPLDRPCTLVSDHAASPSSSVPPDATERAARAIAAIEGPIAIYGAGRHTLALAEVLARANVVCIIDDDPKNHGTTLWGWPVVGLDQVSPGTSVLVSSFIHQDAMEQRLHTRGLEAITLYELADGAGSCSS; the protein is encoded by the coding sequence ATGCCCGCGTCGACCATGCGCTCCACGCGGGCGTCGAGCTTGCCGATCTCCGCCACCTTCCGCCCATCGACACGCCCGGCATCTCCCTCGCACCCTTCGTCGAGGAATATCGAACCGCCCTCGAATCGCTCGGCTGGTCAAGGCAGCGGCCGGCCATCGTGCTGCCCAGCCTCGAGGCGAACTGCTACGCCGCCGCCGCGGCGCTCGCCTCCACGCACGGCGACCGCCTCCGCGTCATCGGCTGGCAGCACAGCGACAACCCGTTCGACGCATCGATGCTGCAGAACTACGAGCCGATGTTCTCGGCCGTCGCCTGCGTCAGCCAGCACATCACCACGAAGCTGCGACAACGCCTGCCCTGGAGATCGGCCGACGTCCACCGCATCCCGTACGGCGTCGAGCTTGGCGAGCCACCCGAGACCCGCGAGCAGCGTCCCATCGAGCTCATCTACCCCGGCCGCATGGAGCACGAGGCCCGCCGCGTCGGCGTGCTGTGCGAGGTCGCCCGGCTCCTGCACGACGACGGCGTGCCACACCGGCTCACGCTCGTTGGCGATGGTCCAGCCGCTGCCGAGGTCGACCAGCGGCTCGATGGCCTGCCGAATGCGCGCCGGCTCGACGGCCTGCCCCGGAGCGAGCTGCGTCCCAAGATCGCCGCCGCCGACGCACTGCTACTGACCTCACGCTACGAGGGGCTCAACGTCGCGATGCTGGAAGCAATGGCCAGCGGCGTCGCGCCCATCGTCACGCGCGTCGAGTCGGGCGCCGCCGAGGCCATCGAGCACGGCGTCTCGGGCCTGCTCATCGAGGCCGGCTATCACGAGGGCGAGCACGCCATCGCCCGACGCATGACCGACGCCATCGCGTTGCTCGCTACTGATCGGAACATGCTCGACGCCATGCGCGCCGCGGCCTACGAGCGGGCGGCCCAGCGATACAGCCTCGGCGTCCACGGCGAGGCCTGCGAAGAGCTCTTCACGAGCACCCTCGCCGCCGAGCCCCGCTGGTGGCCGCTCGACCGCCCATGCACGCTCGTATCCGATCACGCCGCGTCGCCCAGCAGCAGCGTGCCCCCCGATGCAACCGAGCGCGCCGCCAGGGCCATCGCCGCCATCGAAGGTCCCATCGCCATCTACGGCGCCGGCCGCCACACCCTGGCCCTCGCCGAGGTGCTCGCACGCGCCAACGTCGTCTGCATCATCGACGACGACCCGAAGAACCACGGCACCACGCTGTGGGGCTGGCCGGTGGTGGGGCTAGATCAGGTTTCTCCCGGCACGAGCGTCCTGGTTTCATCCTTCATCCATCAAGACGCGATGGAACAACGACTCCACACGCGCGGCCTGGAAGCGATCACGCTCTACGAACTCGCCGACGGCGCGGGATCCTGTTCGTCGTAG